TGAAGGTTATCCAAAGTGAGCTTTTCCTAAAAGATGCATTCCACCAGAAACTGACACCGTTAAAGGAGCCCTGGATCTCCAAATGCTCTTCTAACGGAAAAAGAAGTTAAACTTTAGGAAGGAGGGCTTTGTAAAATGATTTAACCTCAaaagattttctttttgtagaaCATTGATCAGCAGTATATGCTTAAACTACTTTAGAATCTTTGCTGATATTGCTAAAGTACTTTTTTACGACCTCTGAAACTTGGCTGGAATTTTAACGGACTAACGAGAGCTCCATTTACAAAATTTCAGATTCTAGGTTTACTCAGCAGGAACTTCCAGCATGCAAGCCAATTCTTACACCAAAATGGGTGAGCGTTGTAATTGCTTGTTTTAGTATCTGGCAGGGGACATTATCAGTATGCATGACAATCATCATTAACATAAATCTCTCTGTCTCCACCCCCCTCCCccttctctctcactctctctctctctctctctctctctctctctctctctgtgcaggTGATTTCAGCATTCCTTCTTGTTAGTGTTGTCTTCATTCCGATTGGAGTTGCTTCCTTGTTTGCTTCCCGGGATGTATGTCTAAGCATGACCCAATCTTTTGTGGTTTATTTGTTGTTCCACATATAGTTTATTTGGAAATCTGTTTCCTTTTATCAGGTTGTTGAAATTGTTGATCGGTATGAAACTGACTGCATACCAGTGGCCAATAGAACCGATAAGGTCAAATACATACAAAGCTctggaaataatatttgcaaccGAACTCTAACAGTAAGCTTCCTCTGGAACAAGTGGTCATTTAtgctattgtttttctttagttAGAGGGCTATTCCCACTGCTGTAATTCTTCAGCAGCTATGGTGGTAGTAGTAGGGGATCTTAGAAGCTACCATATCATCTCTGGCATGTAATGTTCTTATGCatgctgttttattttttattttgataagcaGGCATActgttttatttatattgatagTCTTGAATCCTGAgtttacaaaattgaaaaaattattttcttttatcatttaaatgGAAGGTACCGAAGCGAATGAAGCATCCTATATATGTGTACTATCAACTTGACAATTTCTATCAGAATCATCGCAGGTACTCATCCCGTGCCTTTGTCATATCTTCCAAATGTGCTTAATATGATTGATGCTATATAGAGTTATAGCATCTAAAAAATCTTGTAGTTGTTCTTGTGAATAAAGATGACGTGGTGCAGGAGTGCACCTTcttcttatttgtttttgtgACATTGTAATCTTAAACTGTAGCCATTGTTAGGTACCAAAAAGGAGCcacaatattttatgttttcaaaTAGTATGAAAAACATCACAAAGACTTGTTTGTTGGTGCTTGAGAATTGTGTATATCAAGTAAGCATGTGTGGGTGTGTTACCTACCCAAAACAAAGTGTCTAGTTGTGTTGTGGGTAGGTGTGTGGGGCTGTGTACATGAGTTTGGGCTTTGAAGAGCAACTAAGCGTGTCTACGATCTTTTGATATCATGTCTCTTTGTTCTCCCTATTCTCCCTACTGGGGtgcttttttcttatatatgtcctgtgtacttgggttgcaCCATTTTGTGCTTTTTATAAagttgatttattaaaaaaaaaaaaaaaaaaaatcctagggGACAAAGCTGGGCATTCACACAGATAGCTCCCCCTTGCCAAGTGTGCTTTCCATATTGATTTAGTAGTAGTTCTCTCTCATTGACAGATATGCGACCACGTAGTTTTCATTTATAgcaccaccatttttttttgatTGAAATTTTATCCCATGTTTGCGTACTTGGTTGGGATCAGAATCATTGGATCCTACGTGAGGCACTCCACCACAAATAAAGTCTTCGGAAAAATTAGATCAAATGATAATATTTGATAACTCCTGTAGTATGACACATCGAAGGAAAAAAGTTACATGCCTTGTTGACTTGAGAATGAAAGAAAGTGTCTGGCATTGTGGTACCCTATATGTCAGCTTAGGGAATGAGGGCAGCTATGTGCTACATCAATCTCATATCTCACAATTTTTTGGGGgaatataaatttaaagagaAACACATCAGGCAGGGGTAGGAACCCCCAACAAATACCCCAAGATCTAGCTTCTCCTAGTTTGGAACTTGGTGTTCTCAGttgtatactttctgtgtacttgggcGATGCcttgtttcaataaaattttattttgcttaTAAGAGAGACACCCCAAGATCTCACCTTTTGCAATTACATCTATATATTGtgaacttttattttttcctcttaaaaTCTTTTTCCAGTATCTTTATACTTGGTTCTTAAAAGAGTTCACTTTTGGTCATTACGAATGGATTTATATAATGTAGGTATGTAAAAAGCCGAAGTGATGCACAGTTGAAATCAAATTCAAGTGCTGGCGATGTGAGCTCTTGTAAGCCTGAAGATATGGCGAATGGGCAACCAATTGTTCCTTGTGGTCTTATTGCTTGGAGTTTGTTTAATGACACATATAACTTTTCACGCAACAACCAGGGATTGACTGTGAACAAGAAGGGTATCTCTTGGAAGAGTGATAGGGAGAACAAGTTTGGCAAAGATGTCTATCCTACCAACTTTCAGAAAGGAACTCTTCAAGGTGGTGCCATCCTTAATTCCAGTATACCAGTAAGCCTTCCACTACTTCTAATCTGGTAGAGTTGATGTATGACCGTTATCATATTTGTGCACAATAGTTAGACTTTCTGGACCAAATGGATCATTTATATTCATTATTGAAGGGAAAATGTGTTCCATTACGAGGGGATGTCACTCCAGTATACAGGATCTGTGCAAGAGGATTTCCTGACCAACCAAAAGAACTAGACTCTTATAGGTTAAGATAGCTAAAAGttctaaaagggaaaataataaagaaataaagctGGTATGAACataatgcaaattaaataatgatcTAAAAATTCATATTGAGTTTATGCGTTCCAATTGCATATCccacagaaagaaaaaaagaaaaaaagaaaaaggctctATGCAAAGGAATTTCCacgtgtcaatttttttttcttttttaattcctgATGCCACATAACCTACTTAGGAACTGTTCTCAAGATTACTTTACCCCAGCACCGCCTTTGAGGATTCATGGCCATTTTTGTCAGAATAATTTTACGAGACGAATTCAAATGCACAATTTACCTCTAATTGCCCTTCACCTTGTTTTATTTGAATGGCTGCTAGGTGTAGTTTTTGAGTCTTGCCTAAATTTGCCTCATTCAATGTGGCTTACCTGGTCAGATCTGTTTTGTGTAACAGTTGAGTGAGCAGGAGGACCTCATTGTCTGGATGCGAACCGCAGCTCTGCCAACCTTCAGAAAGTTGTATGGGAAGATAGAGGTGGATCTCCAGGCAAATGATATCATACAAGTGGTATTGGAGAATAATTACAATACATACAGCTTTAATGGCAAGAAGAAGCTTGTGCTTTCTACAACTAGCTGGCTTGGTGGAAAGAATGACTTTCTTGGCATTGCTTATCTCACTGTTGGCGGGCTGTGCTTTGTCTTGGCTCTGACTTTCACTGTAGTGTATCTTGTTAAGCCAAGGTAAATTTCTTAAACACGTACTCAGCCTGTTATGTAAGCCTCTCTATAAGAGTGAGGCTGTCGGTAGGTGGCCCCATGTGAGCTTTCCTATTTTGCAGCCTAATTTATTGTACGCGTGTTTGACTGGTCACTGGGAAAATATGCTAACAGAacttagcttgtaattaggcttttcttgtatacttcctgtgtacatgggcttttCCTAATTACGTagattaataaaatctctttctttcttaacaagaataaaaaaaaataaaaaacatgctAGGGTCAACTAGTGTTCCATGCCTAATTGCCTTAGCATCCAGGTACTGCATAGGTTTAAACTTGTCGGATTTGGTGAAATGAAAAGTTAACTTTTCACCTCATTCTATCCACAATCGCAAAAGGATTTGGGCATGGCCTTTTGATCATGGAACTTATGAGGCTCTCAACTAGCTGCTAGGCAAGCATGTGCAGTTGTTATGTAGAATGCATCAAATGTAGGCACATAGAAGCTTTGAATATCTCCATCCACCCTGGGGCCACTAACcaatctaataaaataaacaaataaataaaaaggaatgAAGAAAGATTAATAAAAAGCTTCCACTTTGGCTAGTGTATCCATATTTCCTTATATAACTCCTCATCCTTTGTAGCATCTCTGTTTCTGTTATATGAAGATACATTTCTTCTCCGGTATATCTTACTGCTAGTTTTTGTTAgaagtatatttattttttataagtggtCTTAcgaaaaaatgtatatatttttctttttaaaattagcaAATATCCTGTGTAATTCTCTAGGGTAGGTTCATTTCATTGGCCCCaacccaataattaaaaaatgcccCATCATCTTATTGTTCTTGTGGTTAATTAATCCAAGATATTGAAGCAATGGGAATACATGACAGAAGAAATAAGTCTATGTCAATGCCAATTTCAGTCAATGGGAAGGGTAGGTTGGATAAGATTTTGTCTGGATGCTTAAAATCATTGTGCCATGCAGTTTGTGGATCTTAGGGAATTCCTGGGCAAAATGGTTATCTTGCAACTTATCTTTCTGTTCTCTCTATTTTCAGGAGACTTGGTGATCCTTCATACCTGTCATGGAACAGAAATCCGGGAGGGCGGTAGAAAGTTTCTGGACCGCTGTTGATGCCTTGTCTCGCGCATTTCGCGGTGGACAATGTTTTATGATGTAATATTATGTGCACTTTACACTTGCGTGAACAGCACTGAGATTGTTGATAAATTTTCTGGATATATATGCAACAAgctctttattttaagataCTGTCAATGTTTTCGAATTTAAACCATTATTGCTCTTTAGGTTTTATATGTATGTATCTCTATATGATTCTTTATGGTGGGATCTCTGTATCATGTTCTTATGAgaactttgaaaaaaagtgatgcCCGTATTCTGCTCATAGCTTCTTATGGTTGCAGATTGCAGCGAGCCAGCGACATGAATGATCATGGAGCGCTGGAATAGGTGTAATAAAGTCATCTTTGTTCTTTGGCCAGGTTTATCAAAAGTACATGAAAAAATTGGAAGGAAAAGGACCATGAAAATGCATAAACATGATAACAAAGAGTAATAGCAAAGGGGCCTAAAGTTGGGAAACTATATTGAAATACTAATTAATTGGTAAAGCTCACAAGATCTCGTCaacttaaatatttttggaCCTTGAATTAAAATCTTGACTCTACCATGTAATGCATCCACATgggaaaaatattgaaatataaattaaataattaaattaacttTTCCCATCTATTGCTGGAGGCAGTGACAGAACAGTATGAAAAGCTCCTTCCTAGGGCTCGGTACGTTTTTCATTGCGGCGAAATGCGAAACCCAACAGCATTTAACCAAATGTAAGATGAGAAGTGCTAAAATAACAGAGATTTTACAtgaataaactcacaaattgatatgatatgttagatctatttgtaacaaaagtaatattacaatttaatatattatatgaaatcacatcagtttgtaagtttactttcGTAAAATTCATTTGAGGCCAAAACATTTTTCATGCAAGATATACTTCACATacattcataaatatatatatgtgtgtgtactAGATAATGGGTTGTATAAACGTCatgcattctttttaaaaaataataaaatttactattaaaaaattaatttatacttgtaagtcttatatttattcaatttttttaaaaaataaatatatgactttTGCGTACCATataactgcaaatattatttctttatacATACTTTATTGAAGTAAGTAATCAAAAGTACTTGCGCCGATCACACAGCTAAACGACTAGTTATCATTCCatggattttttggaattccCCAGCTTTGTAGATATTGGATCCAAGTAGAGATCTGATGCCTGTTGCTAAGTTGTGTTGGTAGTCTCACAAAGTGTTGGATGCGTGAAAGAAGTGTTTATCACTAGAGAATCTTCTTTGAATTATACTTTTAAGACCCTGTGTAACTACTCCTATGTTCTTATTTGTTCCCTTTGATATTATCCACATGTATGTTGTAACTTCAAAATTACTGTTGTTCTTTGGAGTCTTTTGACCTCTTCAGGAAGTTGACTcgtgaaaattttgagtttgaatcTGTAAGACAACGACCAATTTACCCAAAAGCAAAGGATAAAAGCAATTTATTGGTATTCATGAACTAGACTCTAGACTCCTGTTCTAAGAATGTGTCAATgcttctaataataataacaataataaatcaTGCATCACGCTATTGCCCTTTGGAATTGGATATTGTTCTCCACTGGGAATAAATCTCCAACTCAAATACCATCAAACACAACACTAActtatgctaaaaaaaaaaaaaaaccaacacaaaaTTCGGTATCAATTAGCTCAACTGATAAATCTCTCATGGTCgtataaataattagaaatcAAATCCAGCTTGTGTCTTAGGAAGCGgggttttggggaaaaaaatttCCATTGGTAACACATAAACCCAATGAAACTCCCacgagaaaggaaaaaaacctGGATAAGTCGCACAAAAGTCCATCGAAGGTGGTTTTTTATGAGCATTAAGGACCCATATAAGTCTACATCTATCATGGGGAGCAACACTATATAGGAGGTACAAGGAAAAGGATTGTGAGAAAGTACATTAATTGAGATGGCGAGAACCTATATGATCATTTATGATTTGATCGAAAAATGCAGCTATAGTTAAGAAATTAAGCAGTGGATAGGATTTGCTATCTGCAGGATAGGCTATGTTTTGCAAGATTCTGGTCCTCTCTATATGGGTTAGATTCAGCACTTCACGGTGGCTTTCCCATTCTTTTCATCAGATGATGGCTTTCCATTCACAGTACTCTTAGGAAAACATTGGAAAGATATGCACCTTCTGGGTAGGATGGGTCAATAGGATGATCGCAGGCTGCTCCTGCCTGTCGTAGAATAGTAATTTTCCTCCCTGCCATTGATGCAGCACCCTGATCACAAAGAAATGATGTTGTCAAAGTTTATTAGAGAAACCTGTTACTTTCTTccaattaaagagaaatgattatATGTTTGCCCCTCAAATTGCACACTTGTGGCCAAAACTTCTGGGAAGAAATCTTGATTTTAACATGTAATATTACTGAGTCCATTTCAGTGGAAGGGGCTTCATCTATTCACCAGTTGATTTATTCCATTAAAATGAAGGGAATAGGGAACACATATAAAAGTACTGTATCAAGGAGGCCTTCCAATATctttattatcatcatcatcatcatcctttTAAGCTTTATTTGTGGTGAGAGTAGGGGAGAATGGCAGTTCTTGAGTGGATTTATTGGTAAGAAAGCAGAGAATCAAGCACTTTCTCAAGAACAGTTTTAAATACGTTTTACTTTTCCTGAAaattttcttatgttttttttacctcttttctttaaatctattttttttgaaGGGCAAGTTGCAGTTTATTGGGTGGGTTTATCAGTAAGAAAGTTGAAGGAGAATCCATAACTCTTTTTCCTTACTATTGCATTTACAATTATCAATCTACTCCCAACTACCAGTTTAACAGAAAATGATAAAGATACAACCTTTTTTACATATCTTGTACAACTATACTTTAAATTGAGagaacttttattaaaaaacaaaagtcaGTAAAATAgtcaaatgattttataaaaaatgcccTCCATTTTAAAGCAGAGTtgttaaaaaagttgtaaaagaGCTTGTGGCTGTATCATTATTCCCGAACAAGTTCTAGACTCAGCACGCTGGCTTTCTAAGGTAGATATAGCCCCATCcagtgtatatattatatagcctTGGTATTAGTTTCTTAAATTATGGGGTTATGTAAAGATGCATCTTTGGTTAGGACGTTGTGTAAAAGTAACTTTTACACCACCAATCACACACCATGACATCATAATTCTACCAATTCTACAACAAACTAAACTTCAccgaattaaattttttaaaagaaaatttctaaaaCCCTAAAAATATGAACACTAAACTCTTAAAAACCCTAATGCTAATTATTTTCAAGACATCTTTAATTACTACTCCGGCTGTTACTTGTGGTGGCCGGCACCATGAGAGGTCACCGGAGTTGGGTGGAATGCAGTGGCCAGCAGCCAccattagtttaaaaaaaaaaaaaaaagaaaataataaatttttattctatGTGGATGAGTGTATTTTAGGTATGATGAAAAAGTTGATGCGACTGAGCTTTTGGTTGGAGGGCATAAAAGGCCTTTTCACACCACATCCTGGTTTTAGATTATTCCTTATaaattttcactcttttttctttcatatcaAAAAGTTAGGTATtgccaaagaaagaaaaagaatgagggAAGGATCACCGAGATTACAAAAACAGCATTGATTTTCAGTCGGGTAGCACAGTACAGAAAAAATTACTTGCCTGGAGAGTGGACAAAAACATGCCACTTTGGGTCACAGCTCCTGAACATGAACAGGTCATGAGAAGTCCACCTCTCCTTGTTAACCGCATTGCTAAAGAGTTTAAAGTTCTGTACATGCCTAATGCACTTTGTAAAACCTAATTGAATAGTGACCCCATGAGCAGAAGCAAACTTCAAAAGTGCTATGacaaatataaatgattaaatctACCTTTTACCATCAATTTAAGCTTTTGGAACAAGTAGTGATTTCATATAGTATTAGAGCAGAAGTCCTAATTTGAACCTTGACTCTATACTCTACCTTATTTAATAAACAGAATCAATAGATAAAGGCTGAAAGATGTGTAAAGAAGCAAACTGTCACTCAAAAACAAAGCATCTAACAAAACAAGTACAGTATTGATACCGGACTTTTTGAGACCAAGAGAGAAAAGTAATAGTCACCAAAATGCTCATCAGGCATCATTCAATGGTATCCACTATCAagcaaaagataaaaagaaaaactcaccATCATTGCAAGAATAAACTTtaaacaagaagaaaatcttCTTCCAAAGAAGCCGAAGGTTGATTTATTCACGGTCATACATAGCTATAGATCTATAGAGAACTAACTTGGAACAAATCTTGAAGTACAGGTAGGCACTCATGAAATATTCTCACACTTCCATAATAACAACCTCAACACAGAATGAATGTTCTTAAAGTCCGAATAGTTATAAAACTTAAGtttctctctcctccatttTTCTCTCTGCACATGTGCGAAAAAGTTCACGTTTTTGGTTCACCCGTCGACGTAGAGGATGTTGTAGTTAGCTGCTGAGTTGTACGTTGACGGTGGTTTAGATGGGTTTTGTAAGGGAGCTTGTGATTGAAACTAAGCTTTTCTCGGTCGTGCGAGAAGGTGGTCTGATCTGTATCACTGAGCGAGGTAGGAGACGCAAGCAGGAGCTACTGCTGGGGTTAGGCACTGCACAATGGCTTGAGAGAGCGATGGAGGATTGTGTGAAAGGTGAAAGTAGAGATTTTTATACATCAACAAGGGAAGGCTTTCGAAGCTTCATCGCACTGCGACGTTCAAATGATCGGGGTAGATTTCTGGAAGTGGTAGTTTACGGGGAGGGGGGTCACCGAAGTTTTATCCTTATCCCTGAAGACAAGGGGGGGAGGGGATGGAGAAGTATGAGGGAGGTGATGAGGGAGGCTCTTACTGGTGCTGATGCGTAGAGGAGGCCGTGGAAAGAAACAGAGGCGAGACCGAAGTTGTACAAAGAGTCCCTTACTACGGTAGGGTCACATGGCGGCCTAAGAACGGGGTACGTTGACAGGGTTGTGCATCAAGccccttgagagagagagaagttggcAGAGATGTGCGCGAGGTACACTGCATGGTTAGGGAAATACAGGCTCAGTTAGGTTATTTGTAGGGGGAGGTGGCCAAGGTGTTGAGGTGTGTCTGGGCTAATAAAGGGAAGGCTGAATGGTGCGTTTTGGGGGAGACTTTTTAATGAGGCATTCTAGGGCCTTAAGCAACGGGATGGGCCAAAGACCTGAGTAGGCCTGTGTTCTCTCTAATGCTACGGGTTGGGATAGGCAAGGGACTAAGCCCAATTCGAAAAAGCTGGGCCGGAAAGAGTAGAAGGAGTGGGCAGGACCCGAGAAGCCCATTACTACTTCCCAACCAGTGTCGTTGTTGCGAGGTACACAGAAGGTGGGGGATGTGCCAGAGTCTTTGTCTCGACGAGGAGAATTGGGTTAGCAGAAGACACCGACGGTGGTGGAGCTAACAGACAGTGCCGATGGGGTGGAGCTAACAGAGGCAGCGTTGGGTCAGCAGGAGAAAACGCCGACAGAGATGGTGGTGGATCTTCCACCACCCCCGAGTGCCTTTTTCCCTCCTAAAAATGGACAGACAGTGCCGATGGGGTGTGGGGGAGGGGACGATGGCTCGGAGAATACCCCTATGCTGTACAGTGATGCCGGTCAGTTGGAAGATAGCGAAAAAGGGGGTTCAAAGTTTTCGGCCAATGaagatatttttctttcagACGAGGAGAACTCTTAAGAGGCTTTTTTAGGTGACAAGTGACCCTGTAGGGGAGGTGGGTTTCATGCTTGGGGAAGTAAACATGGAGGAACAACTGGACTTAAGAATGCAGAACCCAATTCCTTTGAATTGTTTGTTTCCAGACCAATCCAGTGTCTCGAACTGGGTTTTTAACACAGTGAAGGATATACAGGAAATTGTGGGTTTGAAGTGTGATGGTTATGAGGAGCAGTTCATGGCTTTACTCATTGCTATTGAAGCTAGTCATCAACAATAAAGGAAGGTTGGGTCAAAGAAACAACGTGAACTTAAGAGGCTAACCTGGTCCATGAACTCTGAAGGTAGTTCTAGCAGGGATAGGACTAAAGGGAAGGGATTGGCCTATCccaaatgaaaccaaaaattgtcTCATGGAATGTTCGCTGACTTAATGATGCTAATAAGCATCTTTAAGTAAGAAACTTGCTGCAAGGGTAGAAGGCGGACATAATTTGTTTACAGGAGAAAAAGTTGGAAGTAATAACTACAAGAATTATATGAAGTATATGGAGTTGCGTACACGTTGCTTGGGTTTATCTGGTAGCTAACGGGGCCTTAGGAGGTGTGTTGGTAATGTGGGACCAACGAGTAGTGGAGAAAAGGGAGGAGTTCATAGGGTTATTCACGGTGGCACACTGCTTTAGGAGCATGCCAAATGATTTTTTGTGGGTctttgcaggtgtttatggtCCAAATTTAGATAATGACCGAAATCTTTTGTGGGATGAACTAGCTAGAGTATACAGTTGGTGAGATCTTCCATGGTGCATtggtggagattttaatgaaacaaGATTCCCCAGTGAGTGCCATGGCAATAGAAGAATGCATCAGGCAATGTCATATTTTTCGGAATGCATCTTTGAGTTGAATCTAGTGGACTTACCAATGGCGGGGGGTCCTTGTACATGGGCTAATAATCAGACGTGGTCTCGATTAGATAGATTCTTAATCTCCCCGGAGTGGGAGATTCATTATCTGAAGGTTTGGCAAAAGAGACTGCCTCGACTGTGTTCGGATCATTGGCCTATCTTGTTGGATTGTGGTGGGATACAAAGAAGATGCCgatattttaagtttgaaaacatgtggttgAAGTCGGAAGGCTTTGTGGATAGGGTCCAACAACGGTGGTCTTCTTATCAAATATAGGGTACCTCATGTTTGTGGGTAAATTGAAAGCGTTAAAACAAGACTTAAAGATTTGGAATAGACAGTCTTTTGGTGATATTGGGGTACACAAGGAAAGTAAGTTTAGGGAGATCCATGAGTTAGAAAGGCTACAAGAGTCTAGGACCTTAACGCAAGAGGAATCAGCCCAAAAACTAGTGCTGGTCGTAGATCTCAAGTGGATCATTCTATTAGAAGAGACTTCGTGGCGGCGAAAGTCGAGGGCGTTATGTGAAGGAAGGTGATCGAAGCACTAAATTCTTCCACCCTAGTATTATCAAAGAAGGGTAACATGCATGCTTCTACCTTTGGAGCCAAGTCTATGCCCATTCTCATCTGCCAGCACTTATTAACACCACATTTAAATGTTTCTTTAATTGTTCAGCTTATGGGCATCAATCCACATGAATCAAGCTAATCCAACCTTGTCCCCCCTTCCCAGACAACCAAATTAttcatagaaaaaataaatccaaagaAATTCTTCAAGGTTGCCTTGTCTACTAAAAGGAAAATCCAAAATTATGACGATGTTAATATGAGCTTCATATATCATATTTCATACATGCCAaacaacatctccaaaaggtcAATTATAAAGTGGGGTTTAAGAGGAAAATTACTTGTAGCTGAATTCATATATGATTGGTAATGCAAGTAATTTACTCCTCACCAACCTTAGGGATAATTATTCCCATTGAtggttttttcaaaaaattgctGACTTGCAATAAGATGATAAAGATTTTGGAGCCATCACAGCGACTTATCTATTGGAAATTTGGATAATACATGCAAACAAATAGCTCATAAGTTCACATATGAAGTTCTAGAAGAAGTTGACAGCAAAACAGAAGTTCAGATACCCTAAGACACTGAAGATtgcaaccaaaaataaatccatggAATAAGTTGACAGCAAAACAAAAGTTGAGATACCCCAAGACGTTGAAGACTGTAACCAAAAATAAAGCCAGTTCAAACTATCACTTAGGTAGTTTTGGTTCTTGGATTGATCTAAAGAGTTGTTCCCAATTGTCAAGCCCACAAATAACTAAATATGTTATCCCTAATCAGGTTGGGATATTATATCTCCGTATGAAATTACTCAATCCTTACCTCATTACACATTGATAAACATTAACAATGCATGTCACAATACCTTTCTTCGTGGTGCTAGTTTAGGAGGATCAACAACGACTACGTCCCATGATTCATTCCTAGAAAGAGCACCCTTCATAAATTCCATTGCATCTTCTCTGAGAAAGGTTATTCTTCTTGGGTCCATGTCGTTaagaacaatattttcttttgcaagCTCCAGAGCTGGCAATGATGTATCAACCCCTGCGAGTATacagatatattataatttatagttgGGAAACTTCTTTAGCTTTAGCGATACACACAATCTTAAAATGACTTCCTCAAATAGAATCTAGAATAACATAGACTGTCCTGGTCAAGAAGTGCTCTTgagaataaatataaagaagat
This Carya illinoinensis cultivar Pawnee chromosome 11, C.illinoinensisPawnee_v1, whole genome shotgun sequence DNA region includes the following protein-coding sequences:
- the LOC122280823 gene encoding ALA-interacting subunit 3, giving the protein MSTNTASSSSAAAGSADASAPRRNSKRPKYSRFTQQELPACKPILTPKWVISAFLLVSVVFIPIGVASLFASRDVVEIVDRYETDCIPVANRTDKVKYIQSSGNNICNRTLTVPKRMKHPIYVYYQLDNFYQNHRRYVKSRSDAQLKSNSSAGDVSSCKPEDMANGQPIVPCGLIAWSLFNDTYNFSRNNQGLTVNKKGISWKSDRENKFGKDVYPTNFQKGTLQGGAILNSSIPLSEQEDLIVWMRTAALPTFRKLYGKIEVDLQANDIIQVVLENNYNTYSFNGKKKLVLSTTSWLGGKNDFLGIAYLTVGGLCFVLALTFTVVYLVKPRRLGDPSYLSWNRNPGGR